A genome region from Candidatus Rokuibacteriota bacterium includes the following:
- a CDS encoding amidohydrolase family protein: MSITVLTNAFLIDCTGKEPVDGAAVVVEGERIKDVIRSGRVGPLKGKVETLDLKGRTLMPGLTDAHVHMCAVEGNIAEQHRYNPPSLIGAKTLRRIEQALQQGFTTVRDAGGADYGFREAVSSGLYPGPRMLVSGRVLSQTGGHGDKRRRAEWIEPIDCCYGMIGAIADGPDEVRKAAREQLRRDVDQIKIMASGGAMSPSDELDTTQYTVDEMRAAVEEARAVGKYVLAHAYSGSAVRAALQAGVRCIEHGNLIDEAGAREIKKAGAYLVPTMVTYEAISREGKSYGITEHQIQKINMAREKSVEGLTHAYRAGCKIGSGSDLLGDMQAQRTVEFELKGQVMKPMEVLLSATRVNAEIFRMEDRIGTVEPGKYADLIAVKGNPLKDLRVFQNQDNLHLIMKGGSAYKQTL, from the coding sequence ATGTCCATCACGGTCCTGACGAACGCGTTCCTGATCGACTGCACGGGCAAGGAGCCCGTCGACGGCGCCGCCGTCGTCGTCGAGGGCGAGCGCATCAAGGATGTCATCCGCTCGGGCCGTGTCGGGCCGCTCAAGGGCAAGGTCGAGACGCTCGACCTCAAGGGCCGGACGCTCATGCCCGGCCTGACGGACGCCCACGTTCATATGTGCGCCGTCGAGGGCAACATCGCCGAGCAGCACCGCTACAACCCGCCGAGCCTGATCGGGGCCAAGACGCTCCGGCGCATCGAGCAGGCGCTCCAGCAGGGCTTCACCACGGTGCGGGACGCCGGCGGAGCCGACTACGGCTTCCGCGAGGCGGTCTCGAGCGGGCTCTACCCTGGGCCGCGCATGCTGGTCTCCGGGCGCGTGCTCTCGCAGACGGGCGGCCACGGCGACAAGCGGCGGCGCGCAGAGTGGATCGAGCCCATCGACTGCTGCTACGGCATGATCGGCGCCATCGCCGACGGGCCCGACGAAGTCCGCAAGGCCGCGCGCGAGCAACTGCGCCGTGACGTGGACCAGATCAAGATCATGGCCTCGGGCGGCGCCATGTCGCCCTCCGACGAGCTGGACACCACGCAGTACACCGTGGACGAGATGCGCGCCGCGGTCGAAGAGGCGCGCGCCGTCGGCAAGTACGTCCTCGCCCACGCGTACTCGGGTTCGGCCGTACGCGCCGCGCTCCAGGCGGGTGTGCGCTGCATCGAGCACGGCAACCTGATCGACGAGGCCGGCGCCAGGGAGATCAAGAAGGCCGGCGCCTATCTCGTGCCGACCATGGTCACCTATGAAGCGATTTCGCGCGAAGGCAAGAGCTACGGCATCACCGAGCACCAGATCCAGAAGATTAACATGGCCCGCGAGAAGAGCGTCGAGGGGCTGACCCACGCCTACCGCGCGGGCTGCAAGATCGGCTCGGGCTCCGACCTGCTGGGGGACATGCAGGCGCAGCGCACGGTGGAGTTCGAGCTCAAGGGCCAGGTGATGAAGCCGATGGAGGTCCTCCTCTCGGCCACGCGCGTGAACGCCGAGATCTTCCGCATGGAAGACCGGATCGGCACGGTCGAGCCAGGGAAGTACGCCGACCTGATCGCGGTCAAGGGCAACCCGCTCAAGGACCTTCGCGTCTTCCAGAACCAGGACAACCTGCACCTGATCATGAAGGGCGGAAGCGCGTACAAGCAGACGTTGTGA
- a CDS encoding DMT family transporter, whose protein sequence is MTAAAALLLAILIWASNSIMVKVVLREIDPLTLTWLRFLLAALFYVPYAAATWRRAPRYTPREWALLLVAGVALVPAFSLTLYWALIYTSVANTALVRMTEPAWVLLLGALLLGERATRRQVAGLALALAGTAALVLLGRHPSAGGEHDALGIGFMVANSLAWVVYILCFKDLLRRHRVTQVTIHAALAGTVALLLVTGPTHAVTVARAAAAMSPLAWTLVIAMALIVTIGSNQLFSYGLQRVTAGAAATYSYLTPVLAALLAWIFLGEPITAAVAVCGAVIAAGVYLVNRA, encoded by the coding sequence GTGACGGCCGCCGCGGCCCTGCTGCTGGCCATCCTGATCTGGGCGTCCAACTCGATCATGGTCAAGGTGGTGCTGAGGGAGATCGATCCCCTCACCCTGACCTGGCTGCGCTTCCTGCTGGCCGCGCTCTTCTACGTCCCGTACGCCGCGGCGACCTGGCGGCGGGCGCCCCGCTACACCCCGCGCGAGTGGGCGCTCCTCCTGGTCGCGGGCGTCGCGCTCGTGCCCGCGTTCAGCCTGACGCTCTACTGGGCGCTCATCTACACCTCGGTCGCGAACACGGCGCTCGTGCGGATGACCGAGCCCGCCTGGGTGCTGCTGCTGGGCGCGCTGCTGCTGGGCGAGCGCGCGACGCGCAGGCAGGTGGCGGGGCTCGCGCTGGCGCTCGCCGGTACGGCGGCCCTCGTGCTGCTCGGGCGCCATCCGAGCGCCGGCGGCGAGCACGACGCCCTCGGCATCGGCTTCATGGTCGCCAACTCGCTGGCCTGGGTCGTCTACATCCTCTGCTTCAAGGACCTGCTGCGCCGCCACCGCGTGACGCAGGTGACCATCCACGCGGCGCTCGCCGGCACTGTCGCGCTCCTTCTCGTCACCGGCCCGACTCACGCGGTGACGGTCGCGCGCGCGGCCGCGGCCATGAGCCCGCTCGCCTGGACGCTCGTCATCGCGATGGCCCTCATCGTGACCATCGGCTCCAACCAGCTCTTCTCCTACGGCCTCCAGCGGGTGACGGCGGGCGCGGCCGCGACCTACTCCTACCTCACGCCCGTCCTGGCCGCCCTGCTCGCCTGGATCTTCCTCGGCGAGCCCATCACGGCCGCCGTCGCCGTCTGCGGCGCCGTCATCGCGGCGGGTGTCTACTTGGTGAACCGGGCCTGA
- a CDS encoding TRAP transporter permease, which produces MDEIAADPVARSARWLAGAWSLFQLYTAALGTFDLLIQLPVHVASAVALGFLVPPSPDSAAAAAKLARRPTSLRWLDAGCALLALACAAYYVAQNARLTSRMALVDDPARGDVAVGVLFVLLLLEAARRHIGPSLVVLALLFVAYAFAGPQLPGFLSHGGETFLKLLDTQMLTMQGVFGVPTLVSATYIFLFVLFGGVMSHGGLLRFFTDSALAVAGHTRGGAGKVAVISSGLFGTINGSAIANAVTTGAFTIPLMRRAGYRPEFAAGVEACASMGGQLIPPVMGAAAFIMAETLGVPYATIAFAATIPGILYFVAVGVMVHFEAKRQGLPVMLRADLPRLGAVLKRDFHLLAAPAVLVYFIVEGRSPMFAGFWALVAGVAASWVRSETRIRFGQMMSILVESAKNAMPVALACATVGIVVGVVSATGLGLKLASGILGISGGNMLATLVLTMIAALVLGTGLPTSATYIITSIMAAPALVQLGLPKLVAHMFVFYFGILADLTPPTAISTYATSSIAGADVWRTQWTAMMLALSGFIIPFSFAYDPALLMLGSSPLAIVWRTLSATIGIVMLGAGLIGYFHGPTRLWERGVLLGGALLLIFPGAISDVLGVACLAAVWLAQRKAPAIVPRPAS; this is translated from the coding sequence GTGGATGAAATAGCCGCCGACCCGGTCGCCCGGAGCGCCCGATGGCTCGCCGGAGCCTGGTCGCTCTTCCAGCTCTACACGGCGGCACTGGGCACGTTCGATCTGCTGATCCAGTTGCCGGTGCACGTGGCTTCCGCGGTGGCGCTCGGCTTCCTGGTGCCGCCCAGTCCCGACTCGGCGGCCGCGGCCGCCAAGCTGGCTCGGCGCCCGACGTCGCTCCGGTGGCTCGACGCGGGATGTGCACTCCTGGCGCTGGCGTGCGCCGCGTACTATGTCGCCCAGAACGCGCGACTGACATCCCGCATGGCGCTGGTGGACGATCCCGCGCGCGGCGACGTCGCCGTCGGTGTGCTATTCGTGCTGCTCCTCCTGGAAGCCGCGCGCCGCCACATCGGGCCGTCCCTCGTGGTCCTGGCCCTCCTCTTCGTGGCCTACGCCTTCGCGGGACCCCAGCTGCCCGGCTTTCTCTCCCACGGCGGGGAAACCTTCCTCAAACTGCTCGATACGCAGATGCTCACCATGCAGGGGGTGTTCGGGGTGCCGACCCTCGTGTCGGCCACGTACATTTTCCTCTTCGTGCTATTCGGCGGCGTCATGTCGCACGGCGGCCTGCTGCGCTTCTTCACCGACAGCGCGCTGGCAGTCGCGGGGCACACGCGGGGAGGCGCCGGCAAGGTGGCGGTGATCTCGAGCGGGCTCTTCGGCACCATCAACGGAAGCGCCATCGCCAACGCGGTGACCACGGGCGCCTTCACCATTCCGCTCATGCGGCGAGCCGGCTATCGGCCCGAATTCGCAGCGGGGGTCGAGGCCTGCGCGTCCATGGGAGGCCAGCTCATCCCGCCGGTGATGGGGGCGGCCGCCTTCATCATGGCCGAGACGCTCGGCGTGCCCTATGCGACCATCGCGTTTGCCGCGACCATCCCCGGCATCCTCTACTTCGTTGCCGTCGGTGTGATGGTCCACTTCGAGGCGAAGCGCCAGGGGCTCCCCGTCATGTTGCGGGCGGACCTTCCGAGGCTCGGCGCGGTGCTCAAGCGCGACTTCCACCTGCTGGCCGCGCCCGCGGTGCTCGTGTATTTCATCGTAGAGGGCCGCTCGCCCATGTTCGCGGGCTTCTGGGCCCTCGTGGCCGGAGTGGCGGCGAGCTGGGTGCGGAGCGAGACGCGCATCAGGTTCGGACAGATGATGTCGATCCTGGTCGAGAGTGCCAAGAACGCGATGCCCGTCGCGCTCGCCTGCGCCACCGTCGGGATCGTGGTGGGGGTGGTGTCGGCCACCGGGCTCGGCCTCAAGCTGGCGAGCGGGATCCTCGGGATCTCCGGCGGGAACATGCTGGCGACGCTCGTGCTCACCATGATCGCGGCGCTGGTCCTAGGGACGGGGCTTCCCACGTCAGCCACCTATATCATCACGTCGATCATGGCCGCCCCGGCCCTGGTGCAGCTCGGCCTGCCGAAGCTCGTGGCGCACATGTTCGTGTTCTATTTCGGCATCCTGGCGGACCTGACGCCGCCCACCGCCATCTCCACCTACGCGACGTCCTCGATCGCGGGTGCCGACGTGTGGCGCACGCAGTGGACGGCCATGATGCTGGCGCTCTCCGGGTTCATCATCCCGTTCAGCTTCGCGTATGACCCCGCGCTCCTGATGCTCGGGTCGAGCCCCTTGGCGATCGTGTGGCGCACGCTGTCGGCGACGATCGGCATCGTCATGCTCGGCGCCGGGCTCATCGGATATTTCCACGGCCCGACGCGCCTGTGGGAGCGGGGGGTGCTGCTGGGTGGCGCCCTGCTCCTGATCTTCCCGGGCGCCATCAGCGACGTCCTCGGCGTGGCGTGCCTGGCCGCCGTCTGGCTGGCGCAGCGGAAGGCGCCCGCGATCGTACCGCGCCCGGCCTCGTGA
- a CDS encoding ABC transporter permease: MSGAALRRNGLGFLGLTLAALAVLAALAAPVLAPHDPVKADLSQGLKPPGTPGHPLGTDQLGRDTLSRVLYGARVALFIGLCTVLLTAIVGGVLGLLAGFFGGWPGQALMRLCDVQLSFPFILLALTINAIVGLGLRNIIISLAAAGWVVYARVVRGEVLSVKQRDYIQAAAALGTGRARILFRHVLPNVAPSIIIVASLQFSQFIVAEAAISFLGFGVQPPTPAWGSMLSESRDFLYIAWWLAAFPGAALALTALGVNLVGDWLRDVLDPKFRV; the protein is encoded by the coding sequence GTGAGCGGCGCGGCGCTCCGGCGCAACGGGCTCGGCTTCCTCGGCCTCACGCTCGCGGCGCTGGCGGTGCTGGCGGCGCTCGCCGCCCCGGTGCTGGCGCCTCACGATCCCGTCAAGGCCGACTTGAGCCAGGGCCTCAAGCCGCCGGGCACGCCGGGGCATCCCCTCGGCACGGATCAGCTCGGGCGCGACACGCTCTCGCGCGTGCTCTACGGCGCGCGCGTCGCGCTCTTCATCGGCCTCTGCACCGTCCTGCTGACCGCCATCGTGGGTGGGGTCCTGGGACTGCTCGCCGGCTTCTTCGGCGGCTGGCCCGGTCAGGCGCTCATGCGCCTCTGCGACGTCCAGCTCTCCTTCCCTTTCATCCTGCTGGCGCTGACCATCAACGCCATCGTGGGCCTCGGGCTGCGCAACATCATCATCAGCCTGGCCGCGGCGGGCTGGGTCGTCTATGCTCGCGTCGTGCGCGGCGAGGTGCTCTCGGTGAAGCAGCGCGACTACATCCAGGCCGCGGCGGCCCTCGGCACGGGGCGCGCCCGCATCCTGTTCCGCCACGTCCTGCCCAACGTAGCACCGTCCATCATCATCGTGGCGAGCCTGCAGTTCTCGCAGTTCATCGTGGCGGAGGCGGCCATCTCGTTCCTCGGCTTCGGCGTGCAGCCGCCGACGCCTGCATGGGGCAGCATGCTGTCCGAGAGCCGCGACTTTCTCTACATCGCGTGGTGGCTCGCGGCCTTCCCGGGCGCGGCGCTCGCGCTGACGGCGCTCGGCGTCAACCTCGTCGGGGACTGGCTGCGCGACGTCCTCGACCCCAAGTTCCGGGTGTAG
- a CDS encoding TAXI family TRAP transporter solute-binding subunit, translated as MKLFARCWAAAALLIFTWAPAAPAQQPVNLAFSTLDTGSAWYVYGATIAELLRKSLPPGSNIDVKPRAGGVGNPRLVAKNETPLGLSFTVTNRWAWEGKEAYDTKLDNLRALAGGLDTYYLVAVASKKLPVNSLKEMKDKKLPVKLVSQPVGSLGEFAARQLLRAEGLTYADLKGWGGSTAHVGYNIIVDSFRDGRVDMLIAVITAKHPSVNEIANSSDVKFLGLDDETIRGLAPLGYTPATMPANTFKGQTEPVKTVGFPTVVITNKELPEAIAYTVTKTIIENKDALVRGHAGLQDFDPATAWQPAKVGLPLHAGAERAYREKGWMK; from the coding sequence ATGAAGCTATTCGCAAGGTGTTGGGCGGCGGCGGCGCTGCTGATCTTCACGTGGGCGCCGGCTGCCCCGGCTCAGCAACCGGTCAACCTGGCGTTCTCCACCCTGGACACCGGCAGCGCCTGGTACGTGTATGGCGCCACCATCGCCGAGCTGCTCCGGAAGTCCTTGCCGCCCGGCTCCAACATCGACGTCAAGCCGCGGGCGGGCGGCGTCGGCAATCCCCGGCTCGTGGCCAAGAACGAAACGCCGCTCGGGCTCTCCTTCACCGTGACCAACCGCTGGGCGTGGGAGGGCAAGGAGGCGTACGACACCAAGCTCGATAATCTGCGCGCGCTCGCCGGCGGTCTCGACACCTACTACCTCGTGGCCGTGGCGAGCAAGAAGTTACCGGTCAACTCGCTCAAGGAGATGAAGGACAAAAAGCTGCCCGTCAAGCTCGTCTCGCAGCCGGTCGGCTCGCTGGGCGAGTTCGCGGCGCGTCAGCTCCTTCGCGCCGAGGGGCTGACCTACGCCGATCTCAAGGGCTGGGGCGGCTCGACGGCCCACGTCGGCTACAACATCATCGTCGATTCGTTCCGGGACGGCCGGGTCGACATGCTGATCGCGGTGATCACGGCCAAGCATCCGTCGGTCAACGAGATCGCGAACTCATCCGACGTGAAGTTCCTCGGGCTCGACGATGAGACGATCCGGGGCCTCGCCCCGCTGGGCTACACGCCGGCCACCATGCCGGCCAACACGTTCAAGGGCCAGACGGAGCCGGTCAAGACCGTGGGCTTTCCCACCGTCGTCATCACCAACAAGGAATTGCCGGAGGCCATCGCGTACACGGTGACGAAGACGATTATCGAGAACAAGGACGCGCTGGTGCGCGGCCATGCCGGGCTCCAGGACTTCGACCCGGCCACGGCCTGGCAGCCCGCCAAGGTCGGTCTTCCCCTTCACGCCGGAGCCGAGCGCGCATACCGGGAGAAGGGGTGGATGAAATAG
- a CDS encoding ABC transporter substrate-binding protein, which yields MRFLKFFVVLAALLAPALPAAAQSRMKAEEVVVAFAAEPRTLLPNTIVDWTTNNMVEHMYDRLVDRDPKTYKPIPMLATSWKVVDNTTWEFSLRSGVKFHNGEPFDAQSVKATMDYIKDPANKTHYASRWSLVKEVQIVDPYTVRFITEKPWPGLIDRISATDMLMMPPKALKAEGPQGLLAKPVGTGPFKFGRWVRDEKLVVVRNDDYWKGKAELKTVTFRFIPEFSARLASLLAGEIDIMKDVPPHATDLVDRSGKATVRATVSSRINYLALVTLKPGPMQDIRVRQAISHAINVDELIQQVLRGRASKMCGPLSPINVDFSPKVQCLKYDVKQAQALLKSANIDPGRLVLTLDTPSGRYPLDKDISQAIASQLGRIGITANVVVNEWGTHLDKIKNRATGDMFFLGWGPALDAQGTIEQLFQGSMTYSSYGGNKLLEDKIATAITIVDPKKRLEAWAEIQLIVANEAPWVFLWQQHDLYGVANWIDWQPRADEKVWMYEAKIAKR from the coding sequence ATGCGATTCCTGAAATTCTTCGTGGTGCTCGCGGCGCTCCTGGCCCCGGCGCTCCCGGCCGCGGCACAGAGCCGCATGAAGGCCGAGGAGGTCGTGGTCGCCTTCGCCGCCGAGCCGCGGACGCTCCTGCCGAACACCATCGTGGACTGGACCACCAACAACATGGTCGAGCACATGTACGACCGGCTGGTGGACCGGGATCCCAAGACCTACAAGCCCATCCCCATGCTCGCCACGTCGTGGAAGGTCGTGGACAACACGACGTGGGAGTTCTCGCTGCGCTCGGGTGTGAAGTTCCACAACGGCGAGCCCTTCGACGCCCAGAGCGTCAAGGCGACGATGGACTACATCAAGGACCCGGCCAACAAGACGCACTACGCCTCGCGCTGGAGCCTCGTGAAAGAGGTCCAGATCGTCGATCCCTACACGGTGCGCTTCATCACCGAGAAACCCTGGCCGGGGCTGATCGACCGCATCTCGGCGACCGACATGCTGATGATGCCGCCCAAGGCGCTGAAGGCCGAAGGCCCGCAGGGGCTCCTCGCCAAGCCGGTCGGCACGGGCCCATTCAAGTTCGGCCGGTGGGTGCGCGACGAGAAGCTGGTCGTCGTGCGCAACGACGACTACTGGAAGGGCAAGGCCGAGCTGAAGACCGTGACATTCCGGTTCATCCCGGAATTCAGCGCCCGGCTCGCGTCGCTCCTCGCCGGCGAGATCGACATCATGAAGGACGTGCCGCCGCACGCCACGGACCTCGTGGACCGGAGCGGCAAGGCGACGGTGCGCGCGACGGTCTCCTCGCGCATCAACTACCTGGCGCTGGTCACGCTGAAGCCCGGGCCGATGCAGGACATCCGGGTGCGGCAGGCCATCAGCCACGCGATCAACGTGGACGAGCTGATCCAGCAGGTGCTTCGCGGCCGGGCGAGCAAGATGTGCGGCCCGCTGTCGCCCATCAACGTGGACTTCTCGCCCAAGGTCCAGTGCCTCAAGTACGACGTCAAGCAGGCCCAGGCTCTGCTCAAGAGCGCCAACATCGACCCGGGCCGGCTCGTCCTGACGCTCGACACGCCCTCGGGCCGCTACCCGCTCGACAAGGACATCTCGCAGGCCATCGCCTCCCAGCTCGGCCGCATCGGCATCACGGCCAATGTCGTGGTCAACGAGTGGGGCACGCACCTCGACAAGATCAAGAACCGCGCCACGGGCGACATGTTCTTCCTCGGCTGGGGCCCGGCGCTCGATGCGCAGGGCACGATCGAGCAGCTCTTCCAGGGCTCGATGACCTACTCCTCCTACGGCGGCAACAAGCTGCTCGAGGACAAGATCGCCACAGCCATCACCATCGTCGACCCGAAGAAGCGGCTCGAGGCCTGGGCCGAGATCCAGCTCATCGTGGCGAACGAGGCGCCGTGGGTCTTCCTCTGGCAGCAGCACGACCTCTACGGCGTCGCCAACTGGATCGACTGGCAGCCGCGCGCCGATGAGAAGGTCTGGATGTACGAAGCCAAGATCGCGAAGCGGTAA
- a CDS encoding GNAT family N-acetyltransferase yields MADAAAIRQARPEEATQVLALWQEADATPSPTDTRDEVMKLLGEAAAVLLVAETDGRLVGTVIGGWDGWRGNIYRLAVLPAYRRRGIARALVGEAERRLHRMGARRISVLVESDHPWATDFWDSLAASGYRHDERMRRYVKTL; encoded by the coding sequence ATGGCAGACGCCGCCGCCATCCGTCAGGCGAGACCCGAGGAGGCCACGCAGGTCTTAGCACTCTGGCAGGAGGCCGACGCCACGCCCAGCCCCACCGACACGCGCGACGAGGTGATGAAGCTCCTCGGCGAGGCCGCGGCCGTCCTGTTGGTGGCCGAGACCGACGGCAGACTCGTCGGCACAGTCATTGGCGGATGGGACGGCTGGCGGGGTAATATCTACCGCTTGGCCGTGCTCCCCGCCTACCGGCGGCGAGGCATTGCGCGGGCGCTGGTCGGCGAGGCCGAGCGTCGCCTGCACCGCATGGGCGCGAGACGGATCTCGGTCCTGGTCGAGAGCGATCATCCATGGGCAACGGACTTCTGGGACTCGCTCGCCGCGTCGGGCTACCGGCACGACGAGCGGATGCGCCGATACGTCAAGACACTCTAG